In one window of Leptospira bourretii DNA:
- a CDS encoding energy transducer TonB family protein has product VHRSGLEWEAVINEFLAKDSRGLQLKFGFVVICFLLLLTNYFHSHKRNKKRESIRTARLQTEHPYGRIRTEMRIRDSKFDTLLLVLFLALLLNFAFQYLSEKLHPNKSLSPLAPLVDVYQFVFNYSISLCILLFSFNRNKIPSLIAKPYLRYMEGIRIRERWKAAVVSQGKFPFRLELIVKEKAKFRDHILPGFGHIYVYEYWRGFPILFLTLLLFLFSAVWVFSYLSPIFGIQFLAGFGLKPGVPDKDFFISSQNIAYAGFSVLALVGIYFYSSYLLEKSFSLENLGVKEDKVGESEPFFKPGLRKGFRNVLPLSLLFHLILISLVFLIPITLQRGKKKEQSSQKNDHFRPEKMEFYFIDPNVPDDTRGLNGGIVTGNETENKEKGEKISNEKVADNGPVKGYIKKIKGKKVPPTYSNYISAKMRIPESYMDYWAKAPHPYSSVVAYTITQDGDVIDVELVEASDYPDQDLRTLQLVESLGPLMPPPGTKNDIRVTELFWNGPIDPEFVPTQLQKEMINLFDGRYMEELPE; this is encoded by the coding sequence TTGTGCACAGGTCGGGACTCGAATGGGAGGCAGTCATCAATGAATTTTTGGCAAAGGATTCTCGGGGCCTCCAGCTAAAGTTTGGATTTGTGGTCATCTGTTTTCTTTTGCTGCTAACAAACTACTTTCATAGCCACAAAAGAAACAAAAAAAGAGAATCCATCCGAACGGCAAGGTTACAAACGGAACATCCTTATGGAAGAATCCGCACTGAGATGCGAATTCGCGATTCCAAGTTTGATACTTTGTTGTTAGTATTGTTTCTTGCCCTTCTTCTCAATTTTGCATTCCAATACCTTTCTGAAAAATTACATCCCAACAAATCACTTTCTCCGTTGGCACCGCTTGTGGATGTATACCAGTTTGTTTTTAATTATTCGATTTCACTTTGTATCCTTTTGTTTAGTTTCAATCGAAACAAAATTCCTTCGTTGATTGCAAAACCTTATCTACGTTATATGGAAGGAATCCGTATCCGCGAAAGGTGGAAAGCAGCCGTTGTCTCACAAGGAAAATTCCCATTCCGATTAGAACTTATCGTCAAAGAAAAAGCAAAATTCCGAGATCATATCCTTCCTGGATTCGGGCATATTTATGTTTATGAGTATTGGCGTGGGTTTCCTATTTTATTTTTAACTTTGTTACTTTTTTTATTTTCTGCCGTTTGGGTGTTTTCCTATTTAAGTCCCATTTTTGGGATTCAGTTTTTGGCAGGGTTTGGATTAAAACCAGGAGTTCCTGATAAAGATTTTTTTATTTCGTCACAAAACATTGCCTATGCGGGGTTTTCTGTATTAGCACTTGTGGGAATTTACTTTTACTCCTCATACTTACTCGAAAAATCGTTTAGTTTAGAAAACTTAGGAGTTAAAGAAGATAAAGTAGGTGAGTCAGAACCCTTTTTCAAACCTGGGCTACGAAAAGGTTTCCGAAATGTTTTGCCACTTTCTTTACTCTTTCATTTGATTTTGATCTCTCTTGTTTTTCTGATCCCGATCACTTTGCAACGTGGTAAAAAGAAAGAACAGTCCTCACAAAAGAATGATCACTTTCGTCCAGAAAAAATGGAGTTCTATTTCATCGATCCCAATGTCCCTGATGATACGAGAGGATTAAATGGGGGAATTGTTACCGGGAATGAAACGGAAAACAAAGAGAAGGGCGAAAAGATTTCCAACGAAAAAGTAGCGGACAATGGCCCGGTCAAAGGTTATATCAAAAAAATTAAAGGTAAAAAAGTTCCGCCAACTTACTCCAATTATATTTCTGCAAAAATGAGAATCCCAGAAAGTTATATGGACTACTGGGCCAAAGCTCCTCATCCATATTCTTCTGTGGTTGCTTATACCATTACCCAAGATGGGGATGTGATTGATGTGGAACTTGTGGAAGCATCTGATTATCCAGATCAGGACTTACGCACTTTACAACTTGTAGAAAGTTTGGGTCCACTAATGCCACCACCAGGAACCAAAAACGACATTCGTGTGACGGAACTTTTTTGGAATGGACCGATTGATCCTGAGTTTGTTCCCACACAATTACAAAAAGAAATGATCAATTTATTTGACGGGCGTTATATGGAA